A genomic region of Oryza glaberrima chromosome 1, OglaRS2, whole genome shotgun sequence contains the following coding sequences:
- the LOC127773824 gene encoding histidinol dehydrogenase, chloroplastic, with translation MSLRPGRAHPLAASPLHTPLPARPRPQLRLSTSTSCAAMKSYRLSELSDAEVGGLKARPRIDFSSIFGTVNPIVEDVRMRGDAAVKDYTVKFDKVALDDVVVHVSDLPDVELDPAVKEAFDVAYDNIYAFHVSQKLPEKTVENMKGVRCKRITRCIGSVGLYVPGGTAVLPSTALMLAVPAQIAGCKTVVLATPPSRDGSICKEVLYCAKKAGVTHVLKAGGAQAISAMAWGTVSCPKVEKIFGPGNQYVTAAKMILQNSEAMVSIDMPAGPSEVLVIADKYANPVHVAADLLSQAEHGPDSQVVLVVAGDGVDLGAIEAEVSKQCSALPRGEFASKALGHSFTVFAKDMVEAISFSNMYAPEHLIINVKDAEQWEDLVENAGSVFLGQWTPESVGDYASGTNHVLPTYGYARMYSGVSLNSFLKYITVQSLSEEGLRSLGPHVAKMAEVEGLEAHRRAVTLRLQDIEATVTV, from the exons ATGAGCTTGCGGCCGGGCAGGGCGCACCCCCTCGCCGCGTCTCCCCTCCACACCCCGCTCCCTGCTAGGCCTAGGCCCCAGCTGAGGCTGAGCACCTCCACCAGCTGCGCCGCCATGAAGTCGTACAGGCTGTCGGAGCTCAGCGACGCCGAGGTCGGCGGCCTCAAGGCGCGCCCCCGCATCGACTTCTCCTCCATTTTCGGCACG GTCAATCCGATTGTTGAAGACGTGCGCATGCGAGGCGATGCTGCGGTCAAGGa TTATACAGTGAAGTTCGACAAGGTTGCACTCGATGATGTGGTTGTGCATGTTAGCGATCTTCCGGATGTGGAG CTTGATCCAGCTGTGAAGGAAGCCTTTGATGTGGCATATGACAACATTTATGCCTTCCACGTTTCGCAAAAGTTGCCTGAAAAGACTGTTGAGAATATGAAA GGTGTAAGATGTAAAAGAATAACAAGATGCATTGGTTCTGTTGGCCTTTATGTCCCAGGTGGCACTGCAGTATTGCCTTCCACTGCATTGATGCTTGCTGTG CCTGCACAGATTGCTGGTTGCAAAACTGTTGTTCTTGCCACACCCCCTAGTCGTGATGGTAGCATATGTAAG GAGGTTCTTTACTGTGCTAAAAAAGCTGGTGTGACACATGTATTGAAAGCTGGAGGAGCTCAG GCCATTTCAGCCATGGCATGGGGAACAGTCTCATGCCCAAAG gttgaaaaaatatttggacCTGGTAATCAGTATGTCACGGCTGCAAAAATGATTCTTCAG AACAGTGAAGCCATGGTTTCTATAGACATGCCTGCTGGCCCTTCAGAAGTATTAGTGATAGCGGATAAATATGCAAACCCAGTTCATGTTGCTGCTGATTTGTTATCTCAG GCAGAACATGGCCCAGACAGTCAGGTTGTTCTAGTTGTTGCGGGAGATGGTGTTGATTTGGGTGCTATTGAGGCAGAAGTTAGCAAGCAGTGCTCTGCTCTTCCTAGGGGAGAATTTGCTTCGAAAGCTCTTGGCCACAGTTTCACTGTTTTTGCGAAAGACATGGTTGAG GCAATTTCATTCTCCAATATGTATGCCCCTGAGCATTTGATCATCAATGTAAAGGATGCTGAACAGTGGGAGGATCTTGTCGAGAATGCAG GGTCGGTCTTCTTGGGACAATGGACCCCGGAGAGCGTGGGCGACTATGCAAGCGGCACAAACCATGTCCTTCCAACCTATGGTTACGCAAGGATGTATAGCGGCGTGTCACTGAACTCATTCCTCAAGTACATCACTGTCCAGTCCTTGTCAGAGGAAGGGTTGAGAAGTCTGGGTCCGCATGTTGCAAAGATGGCTGAAGTCGAAGGACTAGAGGCTCACAGAAGAGCTGTTACCCTCAGACTTCAGGACATCGAAGCCACTGTAACCGTGTAG
- the LOC127756037 gene encoding LOW QUALITY PROTEIN: uncharacterized protein LOC127756037 (The sequence of the model RefSeq protein was modified relative to this genomic sequence to represent the inferred CDS: deleted 1 base in 1 codon): protein MDFGYVGVGQGSSSSSSSASCRAADVAAWGSSSQQQQKRQRCQVVSRDHPGGLFRLVPGSSDDQVGLSTSNSLQMSEPEPRDFDNGENEEEDYYLDEDDCIYDDGDGYDYEFDGGDYFNQRLADKFDDLDLPPGVEATVPWLQKIITNEEQSSSKLTVEDESANKSANKSQLFKQFDTVKNFSDHHYAATSGDVTKRDWVKRIQHDWKLLEKDLPASIYVRVAEDRMDLLRAAIIGPKGTPYHDGLFFFDIQFSNSYPANPPSVYYHSGGLRINPNLYNNGKVCLSLLGTWAGSGCETWNPSQSTMLQVLVSIQALILNEKPYFNEPGYASYANSVSGERIAMEYNDNTFLHSCRTMLYSLRRPPEHFADLVTSHFRERGHTILAACRYYMEGHKVGSVVPEEEEPEYGDAGASTSSASASAAAAAALKPRPDKVDSVSRRPTFNDNLKTLFEELLMEFNVKGADTAKFLAEKVKKSSGATTTAPVGGARYAAEVVDEWMD, encoded by the exons atggACTTCGG GTACGTCGGCGTGGGGCAggggagctcgtcgtcgtcgtcgtcggcgtcgtgccGGGCGGCGGACGTGGCGGCGTGGGGATCCTCctcccagcagcagcagaagcggCAGCGGTGCCAGGTCGTGAGTCGTGAC CACCCCGGCGGCCTGTTCCGTCTCGTCCCC GGTTCTTCTGATGACCAAGTTGGATTGAGCACAAGTAATTCTTTGCAAATGTCAGAACCAGAGCCTCGAGATTTTGATAATGGAGAAAATGAGGAAGAAGATTACTATCTGGATGAGGACGATTGCATTTATGATGATGGCGATGGATATGattatgaatttgatggcgGTGACTACTTCAACCAACGTCTTGCTGATAAATTTGATGATTTGGATTTGCCTCCAGGCGTGGAGGCTACTGTACCTTGGCTTCAGAAAATTATAACTAACGAAGAGCAAAGCAGTTCCAAATTGACAGTTGAAGATGAAAGCGCAAATAAAAGTGCAAACAAATCTCAGTTGTTCAAACAGTTTGACACTGTTAAAAATTTCTCTGATCATCATTATGCAGCAACATCAGGGGATGTG ACAAAGAGAGACTGGGTGAAGAGGATTCAGCATGACTGGAAACTTTTGGAGAAAGATCTACCAG CATCTATTTATGTCCGTGTTGCTGAAGATAGAATGGACCTTCTTAGGGCTGCTATTATCGGACCTAAGGGAACACCGTACCACGATGGGCTCTTCTTCTTTGATATTCAATTTAGTAACTCTTACCCTGCTAATCCTCCG TCAGTATACTACCACTCTGGCGGACTACGGATTAACCCAAACTTATACAATAATGGAAAAGTATGCCTTAGTCTTCTTGGTACCTGGGCAGGTAGTGGTTGTGAGACGTGGAATCCATCTCAGTCGACCATGCTACAAGTGCTCGTCTCCATTCAAGCTCTCATTTTGAATGAGAAGCCCTACTTCAATGAGCCAGGATATGCATCCTACGCCAATAGTGTATCTGGAGAGCGGATTGCTATGGAGTATAACGACAACACATTTCTGCACTCATGCAGGACGATGCTCTACTCACTTCGGCGGCCTCCAGAG CACTTCGCGGACCTTGTTACCAGCCACTTCAGGGAGCGCGGGCACACCATCCTGGCAGCATGCAGGTACTACATGGAAGGCCACAAGGTCGGATCGGTGGTCCCCGAAGAGGAGGAGCCGGAGTACGGCGACGCGGGAGCATCCACCagcagcgccagcgccagcgccgccgccgccgctgcgctgAAGCCGCGGCCGGACAAGGTGGATTCCGTCAGTAGACGCCCCACGTTCAACGACAACCTCAAGACGCTGTTCGAGGAGCTCCTGATGGAGTTCAACGTGAAGGGCGCCGACACGGCCAAGTTCCTCGCCGAGAAGGTGAAGAAGAGCTCTGGTGCAACAACTACTGCGCCTGTAGGAGGCGCCCGTTATGCAGCAGAAGTGGTGGATGAGTGGATGGATTAG
- the LOC127760606 gene encoding tRNase Z TRZ3, mitochondrial-like, with protein MPQLPSPLRRLLPLSQTLAAATPAPLLHLSRRLFSSSSSSSPSPSPRAACLRALAYRGGQAGGGGRRGHHNHLLRRGNSTLGKRSKEKMGGGGGGGGGGGEAEVAFNKTRAEGKDGRKGRSMELKSRKLNPINTICYVQILGTGMDTQDTSPSILLFFDKQRFIFNAGEGLQRFCTEHKIKLSKIDHIFLTRVCSETAGGLPGLVLTLAGIGEEGMSVNIWGPSDLDFLASAMRSFIPNRAMLHTHSFGVEQNVSSSQSKDATVIVDDEVVRISAMFVKPRYNKEASCLNDSNLKPGDTAIIYACELPELKGKFDPAKAAALGLKPGPKYRELQLGNSVQSDAFDKMVHPSDVLGPSIPGPTVLLVDCPTKYHMHELFSLQSLIRFYEDSSEQAGSPKKVNCVIHLGPSSVTEALDYQNWMRKFGATQHIMAGHEIKNMEIPILKGSARISSRLHFVCPHLFPSSGFWPVEPINDVDSEKNKVSSLQACESVSAANLLKFHLRPYAQLGLDRSSIPSLTTYGDIVDELLSEIPEIKEVPEQISKFWQSNSVGKHMLMVEEPWITENSSVCNFVDENSNSGKLQDGTPLRASGWRKHPKDTPDIPCCVENATREDMEITFLGTGSSQPSKYRNVSSIYINLFTQGGILLDCGEGTLGQLKRRFGVSGADDAVKSLKCIWISHIHADHHTGVARVLALRSKLLKGVPHKPLLVIGPRPLERFLNAYSTLEDLDMQFLDCRQTLKPSIEAFLSGNATESATSQLGSTIFAPGSKMENYSRKPASPRDTTALTNLKDVLHESGLEVLYSVPVLHCPQAFGVVLRAKEKVSSAGKAIPGWKVVYSGDTRPCPALVDASRDATVLIHEATFEDSMKDEAIARNHSTTKEAIAVGTSAGAYRIILTHFSQRYPKIPVFDEVDMQKTCIAFDLMSVNLADLPVLPKVLPHLKLLFKDEMVVDESDEIQEAALRLIKYAVGKSGTDFKREMQRHSAAMRQLVHYKGHPDPLKGDSLNKAVRETANDAIAAIFSTEEPKPAVATEGLGKRIQGFGNTNFEPSRDDKKSFLSELSEVVGIGSASIKQGLSNFAASHSSMITNDNGGPYKSPNLRRSLTTETDKYGRYDPSEIQGESRSSSGASKNVSSGSWGPSPSSSAPTDDTGSSQTGVKTREERLLDTIATSSGVRLQPTRDALQIFLTEAAKLDAVALSRALENKLNSPLWQVRMKAICVLEAIVRKQDTDPYSIITSYFCENSASVVRCCELPQVSLREKASKVLNLLVGEQPTGSNNFSETKTTVPAAQMPDLIDTGDQDDPGAQNSAQEGSERIMGNSTFTSSVDDFLGGEPIADISTTTSNGNGGDPFADVSFHETADTKDTNDLFSGMTVEEKATAALHDSSSINKNELPDIFGSSPEPFFQERVEDKGTVNDLMAGLNLNGTAQAQPGIKTESNNTVNVSQLFDMNSQTTNVANSAAMTGILGQSFYQQQQVPLQYNLPSQMLLNPAFAGQQLNYGAMSVLLAQQQQLLQNLGNFNAGLGHSSLNAMNSGNASVLPDIFNSSNQPQHVAVMSNSKKDETKAFDFVSDHLAAARGSKK; from the exons atgCCGCAACTGCcctcccctctccgccgcctcctcccgctctcccaaaccctagccgccgccaccccggccccgctcctccacctctcccgccgcctcttctcctcctcctcctcctcctccccctccccctcccctcgcgCCGCGTGCCTCCGCGCCCTCGCCTACCGCGGCGGCcaggcaggaggaggaggtcgccgcggCCACCACAACCACCTCCTCCGACGCGGGAACAGCACGCTCGGGAAGAGGAGCAAGGAGAAgatgggcggcggaggagggggagggggagggggaggggaggcggaggtggcgttCAACAAGACGCGCGCGGAGGGGAAGGACGGGAGGAAGGGCAGGAGCATGGAGCTCAAGAGCCGCAAGCTCAACCCCATCAACACCATCTGCTACGTACAG ATACTTGGTACAGGAATGGACACACAAGATACTTCACCTTCCATTTTACTCTTCTTTGACAAACAGAGGTTTATATTTAATGCTGGCGAG GGTCTTCAGCGTTTCTGTACTGAACACAAGATAAAGTTATCAAAG ATTGACCACATATTTTTGACTCGTGTATGCTCAGAAACTGCAGGGGGCCTTCCAG GACTGGTTCTGACTCTGGCAGGCATAGGAGAAGAGGGCATGTCG GTGAATATATGGGGCCCTTCTGACCTAGATTTTTTAGCTAGTGCAATGAGATCCTTTATCCCAAATAGAGCAATGCTTCACACACATAGCTTTGGTGTGGAACAAAATGTATCTTCTTCCCAATCTAAAGATGCTACTGTCATTGTTGATGATGAAGTAGTTCGAATATCCGCAATGTTTGTCAAACCCAGATACAATAAAGAAGCCAGTTGCTTGAATGACTCCAACTTGAAGCCTGGCGATACTGCTATCATTTATGCATGTGAACTGCCAGAACTTAAAGGAAAGTTTGACCCTGCTAAGGCTGCTGCCCTTGGTCTCAAGCCTGGACCAAAATATCGTGAACTTCAGCTCGGGAACTCTGTGCAGTCTGATGCATTCGATAAAATG GTTCATCCAAGTGATGTTCTTGGCCCGTCGATTCCTGGACCTACTGTACTTTTGGTGGATTGCCCTACAAAATATCATATGCACGAACTATTTTCCCTGCAATCTCTTATACGCTTTTATGAAGATTCTTCTGAGCAAGCAGGGAGTCCCAAGAAAGTAAATTGTGTAATCCACTTGGGCCCATCTTCTGTGACTGAAGCTCTCGATTATCAGAACTGGATGAGAAAATTTGGTGCCACACAGCATATCATGGCAGGGCATGAAAT TAAAAACATGGAAATTCCTATCCTGAAGGGTAGTGCAAGGATATCATCACGTCTTCATTTTGTATGCCCTCATCTCTTCCCATCCTCTGGATTTTGGCCTGTGGAACCTATAAATGATGTTGATTCAGAGAAGAATAAG GTTTCTTCATTGCAAGCCTGTGAAAGTGTGTCAGCGGCTAATCTTCTAAAG TTTCATCTGCGTCCATATGCTCAACTGGGGCTGGACAGATCGTCTATACCAAGCCTTACTACTTATGGAGATATTGTAGATGAGCTCTTGTCGGAGATCCCAGAGATTAAAGAAGTTCCTGAACAGATTAGCAAGTTCTGGCAAAGTAATTCAGTTGGCAAGCATATGCTCATGGTTGAAGAACCATGGATTACTGAGAATTCCTCTGTTTGTAATTTTGTAGACGAAAATAGTAATTCAGGCAAGTTACAAGATGGCACTCCATTGAGAGCAAGTGGCTGGAGAAAGCACCCAAAGGACACTCCTGATATCCCTTGCTGTGTGGAGAATGCAACAAGAGAAGATATGGAAATTACCTTTTTGGGTACAGGTTCATCCCAACCTTCAAAATATCGGAACGTAAGTTCCATATATATTAACCTGTTTACACAAGGAGGTATACTTCTTGATTGCGGTGAAGGAACCTTAGGGCAATTGAAAAGAAG GTTTGGTGTAAGTGGTGCTGATGATGCTGTGAAAAGTTTGAAGTGTATTTGGATTTCCCATATTCATGCTGATCACCACACAGGTGTAGCTAGAGTTCTTGCTTTGAGGTCTAAATTGTTAAAAGGGGTACCTCACAAGCCCTTACTTGTTATTGGACCAAGACCACTTGAAAGATTTCTAAATGCATATTCAACACTCGAAGATCTTGATATGCAGTTCCTAGACTGCAGGCAGACTTTAAAGCCTAGTATAGAGGCTTTTCTCAGTGGCAATGCTACTGAATCTGCCACATCTCAACTTGGAAGCACTATATTTGCTCCTGGAAGTAAAATGGAGAACTACAGCCGGAAGCCTGCAAGTCCAAGAGATACTACAGCTCTAACTAATTTGAAAGATGTCCTACATGAATCAGGTTTGGAAGTTCTTTACAGTGTCCCAGTTCTGCACTGTCCACAGGCGTTTGGAGTTGTTCTGAGAGCCAAGGAGAAGGTGAGCAGTGCTGGAAAAGCTATTCCAGGATGGAAGGTTGTTTATTCAGGTGACACGAGGCCCTGCCCAGCTCTTGTAGATGCGTCCAGAGATGCCACTGTACTAATACATGAG GCAACATTTGAGGACAGTATGAAGGATGAGGCGATCGCGAGGAACCATAGTACAACAAAGGAGGCCATAGCAGTAGGCACATCAGCCGGAGCATACCGTATAATCTTGACCCACTTTAGCCAAAGATACCCTAAAATCCCAGTTTTTGATGAGGTTGATATGCAAAAGACTTGCATTGCGTTCGACCTGATGAGTGTGAATCTGGCGGACTTGCCAGTACTGCCAAAGGTTCTTCCTCACCTGAAGCTCTTGTTCAAAGATGAGATGGTGGTTGACGAATCTGATGAGATCCAGGAGGCT GCTTTGCGGTTGATTAAATATGCTGTTGGGAAGTCTGGTACTGATTTCAAGCGGGAAATGCAACGGCACTCAGCAGCTATGCGCCAGCTTGTTCACTACAAGGGACACCCTGACCCCTTGAAAGGGGATTCTCTTAATAAGGCTGTCCGTGAAACTGCAAATGATGCCATTGCTGCTATTTTCTCCACAGAGGAACCTAAACCTGCTGTTGCAACAGAAGGTCTTGGCAAGCGCATACAGGGTTTTGGAAATACTAATTTTGAGCCATCAAGAGATGACAAAAAATCTTTCCTTAGTGAGCTAAGTGAAGTAGTGGGCATTGGCAGTGCTTCCATTAAACAGGGTTTGAGCAACTTTGCTGCTTCTCATTCATCAATGATAACAAATGATAATGGTGGTCCGTACAAGAGCCCAAACCTTCGTAGGTCTCTGACCACAGAAACGGATAAATATGGCAGGTATGATCCAAGTGAAATTCAAGGCGAGAGCCGTTCTTCATCTGGTGCTTCAAAGAATGTTAGTTCTGGTTCATGGGGTCCTAGTCCATCCAGTTCTGCACCAACTGATGATACTGGTTCAAGTCAAACAGGGGTTAAGACTCGTGAAGAGAGACTTTTAGATACAATTGCAACTTCAAGTGGTGTGCGGTTGCAACCAACTCGAGATGCTCTGCAAATATTTCTAACAGAAGCTGCCAAATTGGACGCAGTTGCTTTGAGCCGTGCCCTTGAGAACAAATTGAATTCTCCTTTATGGCAG GTTCGCATGAAGGCAATTTGTGTATTGGAAGCAATTGTAAGGAAACAGGATACTGATCCTTATTCAATCATTACTTCATATTTCTGTGAGAACAGTGCATCTGTTGTTAGATGCTGTGAGCTTCCGCAGGTTTCTCTCAGAGAAAAGGCTTCGAAG GTCTTAAATCTGCTGGTTGGGGAACAACCTACTGGAAGCAATAATTTTTCAGAAACAAAGACAACAGTACCTGCTGCACAGATGCCTGATTTGATTGATACAGGGGATCAAGATGACCCAGGAGCTCAAAATTCAGCTCAGGAAGGTAGTGAGAGGATAATGGGGAATAGCACGTTTACTTCTTCGGTTGATGATTTTCTGGGTGGTGAACCTATTGCTGATATAAGTACCACCACCAGTAATGGTAATGGAGGTGATCCATTTGCAGACGTTTCATTCCATGAGACAGCAGATACTAAGGATACTAACGACCTATTCTCGGGGATGACGGTAGAAGAAAAGGCAACAGCAGCCTTGCATGATAGCTCATCAATAAACAAAAATGAATTGCCAGATATATTTGGCAGCAGCCCTGAGCCATTCTTCCAAGAAAGAGTAGAGGATAAAGGAACCGTGAATGATTTGATGGCTGGTTTGAACCTTAATGGAACTGCCCAAGCTCAGCCTGGGATTAAAACAGAATCTAACAATACTGTCAATGTTTCACAGCTCTTTGACATGAACAGTCAGACAACAAATGTGGCTAATTCTGCAGCAATGACTGGTATTCTTGGCCAAAGCTTTTATCAGCAACAGCAGGTTCCCTTGCAGTACAACTTGCCATCACAGATGCTGTTAAATCCAGCATTTGCTGGGCAGCAATTAAACTATGGTGCTATGAGTGTTCTTCTtgctcagcagcagcagctgctgcaaaaTCTAGGAAATTTCAATGCTGGGTTGGGACATTCGTCTTTGAATGCAATGAACAGCGGAAATGCATCTGTGCTTCCTGATATCTTCAATTCAAGTAACCAACCTCAACATGTTGCTGTGATGAGCAACTCAAAGAAGGATGAAACTAAAGCTTTTGATTTTGTTTCG GATCATCTTGCAGCAGCTCGTGGTTCAAAAAAGTAA